The DNA sequence TCGAGCAGAAGGCGCTGGCGCAGAATTTCCCGGCTGTCTGCCATCAGTTCGCCCCCGGGGGACAATCCTGCGAGCCCGCGGAGGAGGGCAGGATTGCCAATGTGATGGGCTGAGGCATGCCTGGTGGCGGGGTGCCGACCGCGAGGCCCCGAATGGTGCCGGCGAAGCCGCGGCCACTCGCGGCGTGGGCGCTGCCGACCAGCTCGTCGGCCCGGTCGATCACGCCCGACGTGGTCAGCCAGATGCGAAAGATCGCGCCGTCATTCGCCCAACTGCTGTCCGTGCCATGGCACAGAGCATCCGCGACCCCTGCCTGGATCGCCGCAAAATAGCCCTCATAGCGTCCGCTCGAGACCGAGAGATCTGCCGTGGGAGAAGGCGCGGCGGCGGTCATCGGCACGACCGTCAAAGCGCTGGGCCCCGTCATCTGTGAGGTCAGCCCCGAACCCCGAAGCAGCATCCGCAGCGCGGCGTCGGGCGTAAACGTTCCTGCCACCGCGGCAGAGACCCGTCCTTGTGCCACGGCCGCATTGTAATAGACTTCGAGACTGGTAGCGGCGCCGTAGGCGAGCAGGGCGTTCGAGAGGGGTTGTGCCGGGATATCGAACTCGACCTGAATTTCAGGTCCGGAAGCGAGCGCGGCAGAAGGTTCCTGGGAAGCGATCTGTGCAGCCTCCCCCCTTGTTCCGTGTCCCGTGACAGACGCCAAGCCAAGGCCGATCGAGAGCATCCGACATATTCGGGCGCGACGGAGATATGCAAGATCCGGCATGTCTTCGGCATGGGGCGCGGAAATTTCACCGGC is a window from the Aliidongia dinghuensis genome containing:
- a CDS encoding STN domain-containing protein yields the protein MLSIGLGLASVTGHGTRGEAAQIASQEPSAALASGPEIQVEFDIPAQPLSNALLAYGAATSLEVYYNAAVAQGRVSAAVAGTFTPDAALRMLLRGSGLTSQMTGPSALTVVPMTAAAPSPTADLSVSSGRYEGYFAAIQAGVADALCHGTDSSWANDGAIFRIWLTTSGVIDRADELVGSAHAASGRGFAGTIRGLAVGTPPPGMPQPITLAILPSSAGSQDCPPGAN